AAATACCTATCGTTCTCCTCTCTCCGCTTCCGACTCAACTCGATATCCTTCTCCGTCTCTTCCTCCAGCTTAATCCTATCAAAAAGCTTCTCGCCCTTTGTAGAACCCCCCAGTGCCATCGCGGGGGGTGGTTAGCAAGACTCTGTGGTTGCAAATCCGTTGCTTTACTATCCTGAGACTTCTTCTGCTGTTCGGGTGTTTGCTCGTCTTCTTCAGAACGTGCCCAGGCTTTTGCGAGTTCGATTTGTGCTTTGCGTAGTTCGTCTAGTGCGCGCGAGTGTTCGGAGCCAAAGACTGTCATTCCGGGGCCTTTGATGGCGCTTAATTCTACCTCTTCGAGCGTGTTTTGCATCTCGGCCCATATTGCTTCGGCGCGAGATGAGGCTTCGGCATCGGCTGCTTGGCTGTGTTGTCGCTGGCGTCGCTGGAAGGGTGCGGATGGATTGGTAGAGGTGGGGCTGAGGTGTTCTCCCTCGTTGCTCGTTGTTGGGGGAAGGGGTCGCTTGGAGTCTGGGGAGA
This sequence is a window from Pyrenophora tritici-repentis strain M4 chromosome 4, whole genome shotgun sequence. Protein-coding genes within it:
- a CDS encoding Tymo-45kd-70kd domain containing protein: MSQKDDKKITKTQTNRLPAPALFVGPPSHNASNTSLHEMRSPTKTPLIRQRSLLSPDSKRPLPPTTSNEGEHLSPTSTNPSAPFQRRQRQHSQAADAEASSRAEAIWAEMQNTLEEVELSAIKGPGMTVFGSEHSRALDELRKAQIELAKAWARSEEDEQTPEQQKKSQDSKATDLQPQSLANHPPRWHWGVLQRARSFLIGLSWRKRRRRISS